In Paenibacillus algicola, a genomic segment contains:
- a CDS encoding rhomboid family intramembrane serine protease: MIFIRYESYKSYLRYYPFTSLLLLANLVMFLIVTFDGGSNNVYAQLKYGALAVVEPFKSEWWRYFASMFLHGGLEHLFFNSFALLVIAPPLERILGSIRYAVLYLLSGVMGNVLSVSYYVQSSSDVIWLVGASGAIYGVYGGLLYIALFQQNKMDESSKKTLYTLLIMGAVFSFMPGIGWMAHFGGAITGFFIYGLMLRLFKGSRM; the protein is encoded by the coding sequence ATGATCTTTATTCGATACGAAAGCTATAAGAGCTATCTCCGGTATTACCCGTTTACCTCACTGTTGCTGCTAGCCAATCTGGTCATGTTTCTGATCGTAACCTTTGATGGCGGCTCGAATAATGTCTACGCGCAGCTGAAGTACGGTGCACTGGCTGTGGTAGAACCTTTCAAGAGTGAGTGGTGGCGCTATTTCGCTTCCATGTTTCTTCATGGAGGCTTGGAGCACCTGTTTTTTAACAGCTTTGCGCTGCTTGTCATTGCGCCGCCGCTGGAGCGGATCCTCGGGAGTATCCGTTATGCCGTGCTTTATCTGCTCAGCGGTGTGATGGGAAACGTGCTTAGCGTGTCTTACTATGTACAGAGCTCATCAGACGTGATCTGGCTGGTCGGTGCCTCCGGTGCCATTTACGGCGTGTACGGGGGTCTTCTGTATATTGCCTTGTTTCAGCAGAACAAGATGGATGAGAGCTCCAAGAAGACGCTATACACGCTGCTTATCATGGGCGCGGTGTTCTCGTTCATGCCGGGCATCGGCTGGATGGCTCATTTTGGCGGTGCCATTACCGGCTTCTTCATCTATGGATTGATGCTCCGGCTCTTTAAAGGGTCACGAATGTAA
- the tpx gene encoding thiol peroxidase: MAQERKDAATFKGNPITLIGPELKVGDQAPDFTVSKNLLEEVSLKDYAGKIKLISVVPSLDTGVCDAQTRRFNEEAASLGEDVVILTISADLPFAQARWCGAAGVEQVITLSDYKTRSFGQAYGVLIQEFQLDMRSIFVVDQNDKLAYVEYLAEMTEHPNYDAAMEAVKSLR; the protein is encoded by the coding sequence ATGGCTCAAGAACGTAAAGATGCTGCGACATTTAAAGGCAATCCTATTACTTTAATAGGCCCCGAGCTGAAGGTAGGCGATCAGGCACCTGATTTCACAGTAAGCAAAAATCTGCTGGAGGAGGTCAGCCTCAAGGATTACGCCGGCAAAATCAAACTGATCAGCGTAGTGCCATCACTGGATACCGGTGTCTGTGACGCTCAAACGCGCCGTTTCAATGAGGAAGCCGCTTCGCTCGGTGAAGACGTTGTCATCCTGACGATCAGTGCTGACCTTCCATTCGCCCAAGCCCGCTGGTGTGGTGCAGCCGGTGTAGAGCAAGTGATCACCCTGTCTGACTATAAGACACGTTCCTTCGGACAAGCGTATGGTGTGCTCATTCAGGAATTCCAGCTGGACATGCGTTCCATCTTCGTGGTGGACCAGAATGACAAGCTTGCCTATGTCGAGTATTTGGCTGAAATGACAGAGCACCCGAACTATGACGCTGCCATGGAAGCCGTCAAGTCGCTGCGCTAG
- a CDS encoding DUF1499 domain-containing protein: MSFKRVLVGIVRSYDGTSDRAKDPKLKTRYYNLSKEKCFEEVASNLKKIPGYKVLHEVPSVGEIILEKRTKTGRTLDITVSVLGINPVRSAVDMYSASRGSLGDLGANYRVILQLFSVLDKRLSKHRIDA, translated from the coding sequence TTGTCATTCAAACGAGTTCTAGTGGGTATCGTGCGCAGTTATGACGGCACAAGCGACCGTGCTAAAGACCCGAAACTAAAGACACGATATTATAATCTTTCTAAAGAAAAATGCTTTGAGGAAGTAGCCTCGAACCTAAAGAAAATTCCCGGCTACAAGGTTCTGCATGAAGTCCCTTCGGTAGGGGAGATTATTCTCGAGAAAAGAACCAAGACCGGTCGTACTCTGGATATTACCGTGTCCGTACTTGGGATCAATCCCGTCCGCTCCGCCGTGGATATGTATTCGGCTTCCCGGGGCTCCCTGGGTGATTTGGGGGCTAATTATCGAGTGATTCTACAATTGTTCTCTGTACTGGACAAAAGATTGTCCAAGCACAGAATTGATGCATAG
- a CDS encoding YesL family protein, with the protein MEMKGPMGGLYRITEWITRIAFTNILWVLCSLPFLFFLVTKFMMMVQVPDAVNEQILANWIMGILAPFVLFPATAAMFTVVRKWVMGDPDVPVFKTFFRGYKENYKQAMIGGFVYTLLFVIMYIDYTVYMTQMGDGFQLVGIVMLVLLLVLFVSLFNFFSMAVHYEMKSTQLLKNAVLLTLIRPFRVFSTLVGSALLIFIGIRVPVLFVFFLFCIMAVFAFFNFYGTYMKMQEQAERMKQQEEEESAERALLESMEHVKSDEKSKDSR; encoded by the coding sequence TTGGAAATGAAGGGACCCATGGGGGGCTTATACAGAATAACCGAATGGATCACCCGTATCGCGTTTACGAACATCCTGTGGGTGTTATGCTCTTTACCGTTTTTGTTTTTTCTGGTGACTAAATTTATGATGATGGTGCAGGTGCCGGACGCTGTAAACGAGCAGATCCTGGCCAACTGGATTATGGGCATTCTAGCGCCGTTCGTCTTGTTCCCGGCAACTGCTGCCATGTTTACCGTAGTCAGAAAGTGGGTTATGGGCGATCCCGACGTCCCTGTGTTCAAGACCTTCTTTAGAGGCTATAAGGAAAATTATAAGCAGGCTATGATTGGCGGTTTCGTGTACACTCTGTTATTTGTGATCATGTACATTGACTACACCGTATACATGACTCAGATGGGAGATGGATTTCAGCTTGTAGGCATTGTCATGCTTGTGCTGCTGCTGGTGCTGTTCGTTTCCTTGTTCAATTTCTTCTCCATGGCAGTCCATTATGAAATGAAGTCGACCCAGCTGCTGAAGAATGCGGTGCTGCTGACTCTGATTCGTCCATTCCGCGTCTTCTCGACACTGGTGGGAAGCGCTCTCTTGATCTTTATCGGCATACGGGTTCCTGTGCTGTTCGTATTCTTCTTGTTCTGCATCATGGCAGTGTTTGCGTTCTTTAACTTCTATGGAACCTACATGAAGATGCAGGAGCAGGCTGAGCGGATGAAGCAGCAGGAAGAAGAGGAATCTGCCGAGCGAGCCCTCCTGGAAAGTATGGAGCATGTAAAATCGGACGAGAAATCGAAAGATTCCCGTTAA
- a CDS encoding YjcZ family sporulation protein, giving the protein MSCVSGGYAGAGACGYGYGSTVGIVLVLFILLVIITRAFYI; this is encoded by the coding sequence ATGTCTTGTGTATCCGGAGGTTACGCTGGTGCCGGCGCTTGCGGCTATGGCTACGGCTCAACGGTTGGTATTGTTCTGGTTCTGTTTATCCTGCTCGTTATCATCACTCGCGCATTCTACATCTAA
- a CDS encoding DEAD/DEAH box helicase, with product MKTFADFGLEPRVLQAITELGFEEATPIQSQSIPIALAGRDMIGQAQTGTGKTAAFGLPLISKIQREEERIVALVMTPTRELAIQVAEEIGKLSRFKGIRSLPIYGGQDIGRQIRALKKKPQIIIGTPGRLLDHINRKTIRLDDVQTVVLDEADEMLDMGFMDDIQSILKLVPEERQTLLFSATMPPNIHKLAQQFLKDPEHVSVIPKHVSAPLIDQAYIEVPERQKFEALSRLIDMESPDLAIVFGRTKRRVDELAEALQKRGYSADGLHGDLSQHQRDTVMRKFRDGSIDVLVATDVAARGLDVSGVSHVVNFDLPQDPESYVHRIGRTGRAGKEGTAWSFVTPREIDHLRFIERVTRHRIPRKPLPTMAEAIEGKQRVTAERVLEMVENGELNEYKGLAIQLLEQYDSVQLLASAMKLLTGDDKKEADVQLTPEDPIRVKRRKPDIRSGRKPSGGYNRDRQGSGGGYNRDRQGQGGSGGRGGYNRGGSSGGYSRDGGSSSSREGGYNRDRSSDRDRKPRSYNNDRRPSSSSNDYNS from the coding sequence TTGAAAACATTTGCAGATTTTGGTCTGGAGCCCCGCGTGCTTCAGGCAATCACCGAGCTTGGCTTTGAAGAAGCCACTCCGATTCAGTCCCAGTCAATTCCGATTGCTTTGGCCGGACGGGATATGATTGGTCAAGCACAGACGGGTACCGGTAAGACGGCAGCATTCGGGCTGCCCCTCATTTCCAAGATTCAGCGTGAAGAGGAGCGCATTGTCGCTCTCGTTATGACACCAACCCGCGAGCTGGCGATCCAGGTTGCAGAAGAAATTGGAAAGCTGTCCCGCTTCAAGGGAATTCGCAGCCTGCCAATCTACGGAGGCCAGGATATCGGCCGTCAGATCCGTGCACTGAAGAAGAAGCCGCAGATTATTATCGGAACGCCGGGTCGTTTGCTGGATCATATTAATCGTAAGACCATTCGCCTGGATGATGTTCAGACCGTTGTCCTGGACGAAGCGGATGAAATGCTGGACATGGGCTTCATGGATGACATCCAGTCCATCCTGAAGCTGGTGCCGGAGGAGCGTCAGACGCTGCTGTTCTCGGCGACCATGCCTCCGAACATCCACAAGCTGGCTCAGCAATTCCTGAAGGACCCTGAGCATGTATCGGTTATTCCGAAGCATGTCAGCGCACCTCTGATTGATCAAGCCTACATTGAAGTGCCTGAGCGCCAGAAGTTCGAAGCACTGAGCCGCCTGATCGATATGGAGTCCCCGGATCTCGCGATCGTATTCGGACGCACGAAGCGCCGGGTTGATGAGCTGGCTGAAGCGCTGCAGAAGCGCGGTTACTCTGCTGATGGACTGCACGGTGATCTGTCACAGCATCAGCGTGACACGGTTATGCGCAAATTCCGCGACGGAAGCATTGACGTCCTGGTAGCTACCGACGTTGCAGCGCGTGGACTGGATGTTTCCGGCGTATCGCACGTTGTCAACTTTGACCTTCCGCAGGATCCGGAAAGCTATGTACACCGTATTGGACGTACGGGCCGTGCCGGCAAAGAGGGAACAGCGTGGTCTTTTGTAACGCCGCGTGAAATTGATCATCTCCGTTTCATCGAGCGTGTAACCCGTCACCGCATCCCTCGCAAGCCGCTGCCAACGATGGCTGAGGCGATTGAAGGCAAACAGCGTGTAACGGCAGAGCGTGTGCTTGAAATGGTGGAAAATGGTGAATTGAACGAATACAAGGGTCTGGCGATTCAGCTCCTGGAGCAGTATGATTCTGTTCAGCTCCTGGCATCGGCTATGAAGCTGTTGACAGGCGATGACAAGAAGGAAGCTGATGTTCAGCTGACTCCGGAGGATCCGATCCGCGTGAAGCGCCGGAAGCCGGACATTCGCAGTGGCCGCAAGCCTAGCGGCGGTTACAACCGCGATCGCCAAGGCAGCGGAGGCGGATACAACCGTGATCGTCAGGGTCAGGGCGGAAGCGGCGGCCGTGGAGGCTACAACCGCGGTGGCAGCAGCGGCGGATATAGCCGTGATGGCGGCTCTTCCTCTTCCCGTGAGGGTGGATACAACCGGGACCGCAGCAGCGACCGGGATCGCAAGCCGCGCTCGTATAACAATGACCGCAGACCGAGCTCGAGCAGCAACGACTACAATAGCTAA
- a CDS encoding YitT family protein, which yields MIKALWTYISIITGAVVIACGFNLFLIPHHLLSGGVSGVAMLIGYFSPLNISVMYFVINIPILIAGWIKLGKRFVGLSMLSVAIVTVLLEFIPVQSVASDMLLSSVFGGLLVGFGAGVSFRAGGSTGGFDVIGSIVTRYRDFPVGSVLVGMNTLVILAVAYLENDWNLALASMLSMYVTGRVIDFIYINNIKVTVFIVTDRTEELLSKLLQRPRGVTRIKTQGAFSHKEKDMLMTVTTRYELAELKIIIKETDPEAFVNIVETVGVMGQFRRG from the coding sequence ATGATCAAAGCCCTTTGGACATACATATCCATCATTACCGGGGCTGTCGTTATTGCCTGCGGCTTTAACCTTTTCCTTATCCCCCACCATCTGCTCAGCGGAGGCGTATCCGGGGTAGCCATGCTGATCGGCTACTTCTCTCCGCTGAATATCAGCGTGATGTATTTTGTGATCAACATTCCTATCCTGATTGCAGGCTGGATCAAGCTCGGCAAACGTTTTGTCGGACTCAGCATGCTGTCTGTTGCCATTGTTACGGTACTGTTGGAATTCATACCCGTGCAATCCGTTGCCTCTGATATGCTGCTGTCCTCCGTGTTCGGCGGTCTGCTCGTCGGCTTCGGTGCAGGTGTGTCTTTCCGGGCAGGCGGCTCTACGGGCGGCTTCGATGTCATCGGCTCCATAGTAACCCGATACCGGGACTTCCCAGTGGGCAGCGTACTCGTCGGCATGAACACGCTAGTAATTCTGGCTGTCGCTTACTTGGAGAATGACTGGAATCTTGCGCTCGCCTCCATGCTGTCGATGTACGTCACTGGACGCGTGATTGACTTCATTTACATCAATAACATCAAAGTCACCGTCTTCATCGTCACAGACCGGACGGAGGAGCTGCTCTCGAAGCTGCTGCAAAGGCCGCGCGGGGTGACGCGGATCAAGACTCAGGGTGCCTTCAGCCATAAGGAAAAAGACATGCTCATGACCGTCACCACCCGCTACGAGCTGGCGGAGCTCAAAATTATTATTAAAGAAACTGATCCGGAGGCCTTTGTGAACATTGTAGAAACCGTTGGAGTGATGGGACAATTCCGCCGGGGTTAA
- a CDS encoding putative glycoside hydrolase, which produces MNIILALLIWTAGGMGMYGQPDGEVTSLLQTSMSTVAKQPAAGSGNAVKSDPQQDEAPVVKGIYVTAYSAGGSRMEELVKLVDDTELNAMVIDIKDDEGYITYKTENAKLQEMGKPQPFIKDMGQLMERLDKHEIYPIARVVVFKDTILAKKNPELSFVKSDGSVWQNGSGDMFVNPYRKEVWDYNVEIAKEAAKLGFKEIQFDYVRFPEGFEKRADSLKYTKSEQSRVDIVAEFVKYARKELEPLGIRVSVDIFGYAASVPAAEGIGQDFVKISKHVDVISPMVYPSHYTTGWFGSKTPDKAPYQTIKGSMEDTHEKLDPLGSYKPIIRPWIQDFTASWLGSGNYAKYGKKEVEEQIRALKEMKVDEYLLWNASNRYTKGVEYK; this is translated from the coding sequence ATGAACATCATCTTGGCTTTACTCATCTGGACTGCAGGCGGCATGGGGATGTACGGCCAGCCGGACGGTGAGGTGACCAGCCTGCTGCAGACCTCCATGAGCACGGTCGCAAAGCAGCCGGCAGCAGGCAGTGGTAACGCTGTGAAATCCGATCCGCAGCAGGACGAAGCGCCGGTTGTGAAGGGAATTTACGTCACAGCATACAGCGCAGGCGGCTCCCGCATGGAAGAGCTGGTCAAGCTGGTGGATGACACCGAGCTGAATGCGATGGTCATCGACATTAAGGATGACGAGGGATACATAACGTACAAGACGGAGAACGCCAAGCTTCAGGAAATGGGAAAGCCCCAGCCTTTTATCAAGGACATGGGCCAGCTGATGGAACGCCTGGACAAGCATGAAATTTATCCAATCGCCCGGGTCGTTGTATTTAAAGACACCATTCTGGCGAAGAAGAATCCGGAGCTTTCCTTCGTGAAGAGTGACGGCAGTGTGTGGCAGAATGGCAGCGGCGATATGTTCGTCAATCCTTACCGCAAGGAGGTTTGGGATTACAATGTAGAAATCGCCAAGGAAGCAGCCAAGCTGGGCTTCAAAGAAATTCAGTTTGACTACGTCCGCTTCCCGGAGGGCTTTGAGAAGCGTGCCGATTCCCTCAAGTACACCAAGAGCGAGCAGTCGCGCGTGGATATCGTTGCAGAATTCGTGAAGTATGCCCGCAAGGAGCTGGAGCCGCTGGGCATTCGCGTTTCGGTTGATATTTTTGGATATGCTGCTTCTGTACCGGCTGCGGAAGGCATTGGACAGGACTTTGTCAAAATATCCAAGCATGTGGACGTCATCAGCCCTATGGTGTATCCAAGTCATTACACGACCGGCTGGTTTGGCTCCAAGACCCCGGACAAAGCCCCTTATCAGACGATCAAGGGCTCGATGGAGGATACGCACGAGAAGCTGGATCCACTTGGCTCCTACAAGCCGATTATCCGGCCATGGATTCAGGATTTCACAGCAAGCTGGCTGGGCAGCGGAAACTATGCCAAGTACGGCAAGAAGGAAGTCGAGGAACAGATTCGCGCCCTGAAAGAGATGAAGGTCGACGAATACTTGCTTTGGAACGCCTCCAACAGGTACACTAAGGGAGTTGAATACAAGTAA
- a CDS encoding MATE family efflux transporter, producing MKQTHSLGQKFKQFFVILLPILVTQLSLSAMAFFDSNMSGKFGSSDLAGVAIATSLWIPVQTGLSGILIGITPIVSQLMGARQESKVAYQVLQALWFSVLLALLVLGVGYACVPVILEHMPLEPAVKEVAGGYLTAISAGIIPLFAYTVLRSFLDALGQTRISMAITLISLPVNVGLNALFIFGLAGFPRLGGVGAGVSSAITYWVVFIIAVAIIHWMHPFSDFMIFRRLRGVSLKAWKELTKIGVPIGFSIFFETAVFAAVTLLMSSYDTTTIAAHQAALNFATTLYMLPLSICLSLTILVGFEAGSGRMKDARLYAKLGIGFALLLSLLAAVILFTAGKQVAGLYSNEPAVVQLISQFLLFAVFFQISDAIATPTQGALRGYKDVNVAFMLAFLSYWVIGLPVGYVMASYTSLGAFGYWIGLITGLAVGAVLLLRRLIKVQRRYGPAARS from the coding sequence ATGAAGCAAACCCATTCTTTAGGGCAGAAATTCAAGCAGTTTTTCGTCATTCTGCTGCCCATTCTTGTTACACAGCTGTCCTTATCGGCAATGGCTTTTTTTGACTCTAATATGTCTGGTAAATTTGGCTCCAGCGATCTGGCCGGCGTTGCGATTGCAACGAGCCTCTGGATCCCGGTCCAGACCGGCCTTAGCGGAATTCTGATCGGCATTACCCCGATCGTATCCCAGCTGATGGGAGCCCGCCAGGAAAGCAAGGTGGCGTATCAAGTGCTTCAAGCGCTATGGTTCTCGGTCCTCCTCGCACTTCTCGTGCTGGGCGTTGGTTATGCTTGCGTTCCGGTTATTCTGGAGCACATGCCTCTGGAGCCTGCGGTAAAAGAGGTTGCAGGGGGTTATTTGACCGCCATTTCGGCCGGCATCATCCCGTTATTTGCTTATACCGTGCTGCGCAGCTTTCTGGATGCGCTGGGCCAGACTCGGATCTCAATGGCCATTACACTGATTTCATTGCCGGTGAACGTCGGCCTGAATGCCTTGTTTATCTTCGGACTTGCAGGTTTTCCACGTTTAGGAGGAGTTGGAGCGGGGGTTTCTTCTGCCATTACCTATTGGGTGGTATTCATCATTGCCGTGGCGATCATTCACTGGATGCATCCGTTCTCCGATTTTATGATCTTCCGGAGGCTGCGCGGCGTGTCATTGAAGGCATGGAAGGAGCTGACCAAGATCGGCGTTCCGATCGGTTTCTCCATCTTCTTTGAAACTGCCGTATTTGCGGCGGTCACGCTGCTGATGAGCAGCTATGACACGACAACCATTGCTGCCCATCAGGCAGCGCTCAATTTTGCGACGACGCTGTACATGCTTCCCCTCAGCATCTGCTTGAGTCTTACGATTCTGGTCGGCTTTGAAGCAGGCTCTGGGCGCATGAAGGACGCAAGGCTGTATGCCAAGCTCGGCATCGGCTTCGCCCTGCTCCTCTCTCTTCTCGCTGCTGTGATTTTGTTCACGGCGGGCAAGCAGGTAGCAGGCCTGTACTCCAACGAACCAGCCGTCGTTCAGTTGATCTCGCAATTTTTGCTGTTTGCAGTGTTTTTTCAAATTTCAGATGCGATTGCTACCCCAACTCAGGGCGCGCTGCGGGGCTATAAGGATGTCAATGTGGCGTTTATGCTTGCCTTTCTTTCTTATTGGGTGATTGGGCTGCCTGTCGGTTATGTGATGGCTTCCTATACTTCCTTGGGCGCGTTCGGTTACTGGATCGGGCTTATCACCGGTCTCGCGGTAGGCGCAGTATTGCTGCTGCGGCGGCTCATTAAGGTGCAGCGCCGATATGGCCCTGCAGCCAGAAGCTAG
- a CDS encoding DUF3906 family protein encodes MYLYRMEVLCDQGSFVVITAAENEENAFLAVDEHLERHFLTVPDIQEVTMVEKKRITPGAAYVIEAKG; translated from the coding sequence ATGTATTTGTATCGTATGGAAGTCCTTTGTGACCAAGGAAGCTTTGTTGTAATCACGGCAGCAGAGAATGAGGAGAATGCATTTCTTGCGGTGGACGAGCATCTGGAGCGGCATTTCCTGACGGTGCCTGACATTCAGGAGGTTACGATGGTGGAGAAAAAGCGCATTACGCCGGGGGCGGCGTATGTGATTGAAGCGAAAGGCTAG
- the pfkA gene encoding 6-phosphofructokinase, with product MSEVKKIAVLTSGGDSQGMNAALRAVVRSGLYHGLEVYGIQRGYQGLLNNEINKMDLRSVGDIIQRGGTVLQSARCPEFMKLEGQQRGAEILNQHGIDGLVVIGGDGSYQGANKLSKLGIKTMGLPGTIDNDISFTDYTIGFDTAVGVVVDAVNKLRDTMSSHARSSIVEVMGRHCGDIALHAGLASGAETILVPEVPYDMGEIADRMKENFEKGKRHSIVIVAEGVGRGEDVAHALKERHASIDARVTVLGHIQRGGAPTPFDRNLASRLGDFAVRSLIQGESDKGCGIINGELVLTDIDKVVNTKKDFDMDMYELALRLSQ from the coding sequence ATGTCAGAAGTTAAAAAAATCGCAGTCTTGACCAGTGGCGGTGACTCTCAGGGGATGAACGCCGCACTGCGCGCCGTCGTCCGGAGCGGCCTGTACCATGGCCTGGAGGTGTACGGCATCCAGCGGGGATATCAGGGACTGCTAAACAATGAGATTAACAAAATGGATCTTCGCAGTGTAGGAGACATCATTCAGCGCGGAGGAACTGTGCTTCAATCCGCCCGCTGCCCGGAGTTTATGAAGCTGGAAGGGCAGCAGCGCGGTGCAGAAATTTTGAACCAGCACGGCATTGACGGCCTGGTCGTTATTGGCGGTGACGGCTCGTATCAGGGAGCGAACAAGCTGAGCAAGCTTGGGATCAAGACGATGGGACTGCCGGGCACAATTGATAATGATATTTCCTTTACCGATTATACGATCGGCTTCGACACTGCGGTAGGCGTCGTGGTGGATGCGGTGAACAAGCTTCGGGACACCATGTCATCGCACGCGCGCTCATCCATCGTTGAAGTGATGGGGCGCCATTGCGGAGATATTGCGCTGCATGCGGGCCTGGCTTCCGGAGCGGAAACCATTCTCGTGCCGGAAGTACCGTATGATATGGGCGAAATTGCGGATCGGATGAAGGAGAACTTTGAGAAGGGCAAACGTCACAGTATTGTGATCGTCGCTGAGGGCGTCGGACGCGGCGAAGATGTAGCTCACGCCTTGAAGGAGCGCCATGCCTCGATCGACGCGCGGGTAACGGTCCTTGGACACATCCAGCGCGGCGGTGCCCCGACGCCGTTTGACCGCAATCTTGCAAGCCGTCTCGGTGATTTCGCCGTGCGCAGCTTGATCCAGGGAGAATCCGACAAGGGCTGTGGCATCATTAACGGGGAGCTGGTGCTGACCGATATTGATAAGGTCGTGAACACGAAGAAGGATTTTGATATGGATATGTACGAGCTGGCACTGCGCTTGTCCCAGTAG
- a CDS encoding tetraprenyl-beta-curcumene synthase family protein, translated as MNDQELSRKAPRSPIGLMSRVYRFILPEVSAELGKWRRDAEQIPDDELRSQALASIDTKRFHCQGGAVYAAANLPEKHILIPLIVAYQTISDYLDNLCDRSTSLDPKDFRQLHQSMLDAVTPDKALEDYYAYRSEKEDGGYLTRLVMTCREAISQLQGYEAARPYIMDLASLYTDLQVHKHIHPEQREAALLEWWSIHAHRTPHLRWNEFAAATGSTLGVFMLFLAASDPFLDDQDASSIHAAYFPNVCSLHIMLDYLIDQDEDRIGGDLNFCNYYDDAEAMLSRLTSIVEWARKDVAAIPSAGFHRMIIEGLLALYLSDPKVSEQQLVRSVSKRLMKRSPMTRIFFLVNSRWIRRHKND; from the coding sequence TTGAATGATCAAGAGCTAAGCCGTAAAGCTCCGCGCAGTCCCATCGGCCTGATGAGCCGGGTGTACCGATTTATTCTGCCCGAGGTTTCTGCCGAACTGGGGAAGTGGCGGCGGGACGCCGAGCAAATACCTGATGACGAGCTAAGAAGCCAGGCGCTGGCAAGTATTGATACGAAGCGGTTTCACTGTCAGGGCGGCGCAGTCTATGCTGCGGCGAATTTGCCGGAGAAGCATATTCTGATTCCGCTGATTGTCGCTTATCAAACGATCAGTGATTATTTGGATAATTTATGCGATCGAAGCACCTCCCTGGATCCCAAGGATTTCCGGCAGCTTCACCAGTCGATGCTGGATGCCGTAACCCCGGACAAGGCCCTGGAGGACTACTATGCTTATCGCTCTGAGAAAGAGGACGGCGGCTACCTGACCCGTCTGGTCATGACCTGCCGGGAGGCGATCAGCCAGCTGCAGGGATACGAAGCAGCCCGACCATACATAATGGATTTAGCTTCGTTATACACGGATCTTCAGGTTCACAAGCACATTCATCCAGAGCAGCGTGAGGCGGCTTTGCTGGAGTGGTGGTCCATTCATGCCCACCGGACACCGCACCTGCGCTGGAACGAATTTGCCGCGGCGACAGGATCAACGCTGGGAGTATTTATGCTGTTCCTGGCGGCGTCAGATCCGTTTTTGGATGATCAGGATGCATCTAGCATTCATGCGGCATACTTTCCTAATGTATGCAGTCTCCACATCATGCTGGATTATCTGATTGATCAGGATGAGGACCGGATCGGCGGCGATCTGAATTTCTGCAATTACTATGATGACGCCGAAGCCATGCTGAGCAGGCTAACCTCCATTGTAGAATGGGCGCGCAAGGATGTGGCAGCCATTCCTTCGGCAGGATTTCACCGGATGATCATTGAGGGGCTTCTGGCATTATATTTATCCGATCCTAAAGTCAGTGAGCAGCAATTGGTTCGCAGTGTGTCCAAACGGCTGATGAAGCGGAGTCCGATGACCCGGATTTTCTTTCTGGTAAACAGCCGATGGATTCGCAGGCATAAAAATGATTGA
- a CDS encoding cold shock domain-containing protein — protein sequence MKGTVKWFNAEKGYGFIQYEGGEDVFVHFSAIQGDGFKTLDEGQEVEFDITEGNRGPQAANVIKL from the coding sequence TTGAAAGGTACAGTTAAATGGTTTAACGCAGAAAAGGGTTACGGTTTTATTCAATACGAAGGTGGCGAGGACGTATTCGTACATTTCTCCGCTATTCAAGGCGACGGCTTCAAGACTCTTGACGAAGGTCAAGAAGTTGAATTCGACATCACTGAAGGTAACCGCGGTCCTCAAGCAGCTAACGTAATCAAGCTGTAA